One Solanum pennellii chromosome 10, SPENNV200 genomic region harbors:
- the LOC107001592 gene encoding LOW QUALITY PROTEIN: ethylene-responsive transcription factor ERN3-like (The sequence of the model RefSeq protein was modified relative to this genomic sequence to represent the inferred CDS: inserted 1 base in 1 codon): MQGKGGPENSSCKYRGVRQRTWGKWVAEIREPAYISGDNKSKGKRLWLGSFDTADEAAIAYDEAAKVMYGSNATLNFPNHSSNGSITRTSSLELSGQSCVDHEDLVLDGSKNVEIESDLKTSDTPNTDLSYEXNHGSPACSWTEEDLEVIMEENSKSELIDLECNSRYLPKSQNSCVKVETPLTKEDEFVQCLNFNDVSNTKNVNEDVGARLEYMEHCQMDDNCSMEATNILDTFCFTENNDEAFDFQRFLEESFDFKPMAELNYAKNEEQFDCTYAYNQQIDLQNSDTNSEIRSDGIRKEKNLHGFRLDDFGASNSWQPEENIEDFSMCSFDFDISSYINDIN, encoded by the exons ATGCAAGGCAAAGGTGGTCCTGAGAATTCGAGTTGTAAATACAGAGGAGTTAGGCAGAGGACTTGGGGTAAATGGGTGGCTGAAATTCGCGAGCCTGCTTATATTAGTGGTGATAATAAAAGCAAAGGAAAGCGACTTTGGCTAGGTTCTTTTGATACTGCTGATGAGGCTGCTATCGCTTATGATGAAGCTGCTAAGGTTATGTATGGATCCAATGCCACACTCAACTTCCCCAATCATTCGAGTAATGGTAGCATTACTCGAACATCTTCACTTGAATTGAGTGGTCAATCGTGTGTTGATCATGAAGATTTAGTGCTTGATGGTTCAAAGAATGTTGAAATTGAGTCGGATTTGAAAACATCAGATACACCAAATACAGATTTAAGTTATG CTAATCATGGTTCGCCTGCTTGTTCCTGGACTGAAGAGGACTTGGAAGTAATCATGGAGGAGAACTCTAAAAGTGAATTAATTGATTTGGAGTGCAATTCGAGATATTTACCTAAATCTCAAAATTCTTGTGTTAAAGTTGAGACACCTTTAACGAAAGAAGATGAATTTGTACAATGCCTCAACTTCAACGATGTCTCAAACACAAAAAATGTGAATGAAGATGTTGGTGCGCGTCTAGAATACATGGAGCATTGTCAAATGGATGATAATTGTTCAATGGAAGCAACAAACATATTAGATACCTTTTGTTTCACAGAGAACAATGATGAAGCTTTCGATTTTCAGAGGTTTTTAGAAGAATCGTTTGATTTCAAGCCAATGGCTGAGCTAAACTATGCGAAGAATGAGGAGCAATTTGATTGTACATATGCATACAACCAGCAAATTGACCTCCAGAATTCAGACACAAATTCCGAGATTCGATCAGATGGAATTCGGAAGGAGAAAAACTTGCATGGTTTCAGATTAGATGACTTTGGAGCAAGCAATAGTTGGCAACCAGAGGAAAATATCGAAGATTTTTCTATGTGCAgctttgattttgatatatcatcctatattaatgatattaattAG
- the LOC107002067 gene encoding protein BRASSINAZOLE-RESISTANT 2-like yields MGEDKKISGVRGCIKTSRGPWLVHRTAKDGSVVTRFRYPSDRERQKNKQREKNRRRVAHKIFAGLRAHGNYKLPKHADTNDLLMALCKEAGWHVEEDGTIKGKDPVKDLPRLIDVDSAQVSMEDQTKDGEYCKCEDQIKDGEYYCKCEVDMNNAETEKGRPEGLLTSSAFDVNLTLSLSS; encoded by the exons ATGGGGGAAGATAAGAAAATTAGTGGTGTTAGAGGATGCATAAAAACGAGCAGAGGGCCGTGGTTGGTTCACAGAACCGCGAAAGATGGCAGTGTTGTGACTAGGTTCCGTTATCCATCTGATAGGGAGCGACAGAAAAATAAGCAAAGGGAGAAAAATCGTCGAAGAGTAGCTCACAAAATCTTTGCTGGACTACGAGCTCATGGAAACTACAAACTTCCTAAGCATGCAGACACCAATGATCTTCTCATGGCTCTATGTAAGGAAGCTGGATGGCATGTTGAAGAAGATGGCACCATTAAGGGGAAG GATCCGGTGAAGGACTTGCCAAGATTGATTGATGTAGACTCCGCTCAAGTTTCTATGGAAGATCAAACTAAAGATGGAGAATATTGTAAATGTGAAGATCAAATCAAAGATGGAGAGTATTATTGTAAGTGTGAGGTTGACATGAACAATGCGGAAACCGAGAAAGGTAGGCCAGAAGGGTTGCTAACTTCATCTGCTTTTGATGTCAATTTGACTCTATCACTCTCTTCTTAA
- the LOC107001876 gene encoding protein trichome birefringence-like 34 — protein sequence MAEKLVHKSWIIQYNLHSVLGFLLLFFLFVSFYLIGDNSDGVNFLAINKSTRKISSPKCDLFSGRWIFDNVSYPLYKEKQCSFMPDDFACHKFGRKDSKYHYWRWQPYHCDLPRFNAKGLLEKLKGKRVLFVGDSLNKNQWASMVCLIESSGIPSLNPPIWKGNLITFEVKEYNATVDFYWSPLLVESNCDDPVEHRVRDRIIRVEAIEKHARHWIDADILIFDSFTWWLESHMTLQWGSFNSSDAIHKKVEMKLRRYEMALRTWSDWLEFQIERKRTKLFFMSLSSSHKNGTDWGRGNDQNCYGETEPISRREYWGNESDINMMQIAEASVNELKRKGLDIQYLNITQLSEYRKDGHPSIYKRNWVAPTKEQLLNPRKNSDCVHWCLPGVPDVWNQILYAYIMDSSRELNE from the exons ATGGCAGAAAAATTAGTGCATAAATCATGgataattcaatataatttgCATTCTGTTTTAGGATTCCTCctcttgttctttctttttgtgTCTTTTTATCTTATAGGAGATAATAGTGATGGTGTTAATTTTCTAGCAATTAATAAGTCTACAAGGAAAATTTCATCTCCAAAATGTGATTTGTTTTCTGGAAGATGGATTTTTGATAATGTGTCATATCCTTTgtacaaagaaaaacaatgttCTTTCATGCCTGATGATTTTGCTTGTCACAAATTTGGAAGAAAAGACTCAAAATATCATTATTGGAGATGGCAACCTTATCATTGTGATCTTCCAAg GTTTAATGCCAAGGGATTGTTGGAGAAGCTAAAAGGGAAGAGGGTGTTGTTTGTTGGGGATTCATTGAACAAGAATCAATGGGCTTCTATGGTATGCTTGATTGAATCCTCTGGAATTCCATCTCTCAACCCACCTATATGGAAAGGCAACTTAATCACCTTTGAGGTCAAG GAATACAATGCAACAGTTGATTTCTATTGGTCACCATTGCTAGTAGAATCCAATTGTGATGATCCGGTGGAGCATCGTGTCCGCGATCGAATTATCAGAGTTGAGGCCATTGAAAAACATGCTAGGCATTGGATTGATGCAGACATTCTTATCTTTGATTCCTTCACTTGGTGGCTTGAATCACATATGACACTTCA ATGGGGATCGTTTAACAGCTCCGATGCAATACACAAGAAGGTTGAAATGAAGCTACGACGTTATGAGATGGCCTTAAGAACATGGTCAGATTGGTTGGAGTttcaaattgaaagaaaaaggaCTAAATTGTTCTTCATGAGCCTCTCGTCTTCTCACAAAAA TGGTACAGATTGGGGCAGGGGAAATGATCAAAATTGCTATGGCGAAACAGAACCAATATCAAGAAGAGAGTATTGGGGTAACGAAAGTGATATAAATATGATGCAAATAGCAGAGGCCTCTGTAAATGAGCTGAAGAGAAAGGGATTAGACATACAATATCTCAACATAACACAACTCTCCGAGTATAGAAAAGACGGACACCCATCCATTTACAAGAGGAATTGGGTTGCTCCAACAAAAGAACAACTGTTGAATCCAAGAAAAAATTCAGACTGTGTACATTGGTGCCTTCCTGGTGTGCCTGATGTTTGGAATCAGATTCTTTATGCCTACATAATGGATTCGTCAAGAGAATTAAACGAATAG
- the LOC107001874 gene encoding dehydration-responsive element-binding protein 2C-like has protein sequence MASHVAQRKVKRRRNGSDSIEEILLRWRNLNQEVNSNNEQVKKKRKSPGNGSNKGCMPGKGGPENSGCKYRGVRQRTWGKWVAEIREPVYISGQYKSKGKRLWLGTYSTAGDAAVAYDEAAKVMYGSNAILNFPNSCDSSSNGNITRTSSGQSSIDHEELVVDDEKKTEIESDLKDDDGDGGVVVNMDLSYDYANHGSPACSWTEEELEVITEENSEMELTNLECDSRFFPKSQKSCVEVERPIMEEEIDEDELVHNNVSNTIDVEPTVMFSKDDFSRLDEICNSNDQIVLQDMDFRSCENLNEDVSTRLEYMEHFLMDDNCSMEAANISDIICLTENHDEAFDFQRFLEESFDFKPMAELNYAKNEEQFDCTYAYNQQIDLQNSDTNSEIRSDGIRKEKNLHGFRLDDFGASNSWQPEENIEDLSMCSFDFDISSYINDIN, from the exons aTGGCTTCTCACGTTGCCCAGAG GAAAGTGAAAAGAAGGCGTAATGGATCTGATTCGATAGAAGAGATTTTATTACGATGGAGAAATTTGAATCAGGAAGTTAATTCGAACAATGAAcaagtgaagaagaagagaaaatctCCGGGTAATGGTTCAAACAAAGGTTGTATGCCAGGCAAAGGCGGTCCTGAGAATTCGGGTTGTAAATACAGAGGAGTGAGACAGAGGACTTGGGGTAAATGGGTGGCTGAAATTCGCGAGCCTGTTTATATTAGTGGTCAGTATAAGAGCAAAGGAAAGCGACTTTGGCTTGGTACTTATTCGACTGCTGGTGACGCTGCTGTTGCTTATGATGAAGCTGCTAAGGTTATGTATGGATCCAATGCCATACTTAATTTCCCAAATTCTTGTGATTCGTCGAGTAATGGTAACATTACTAGAACATCGAGTGGTCAATCGTCTATTGATCATGAAGAGTTAGTGGttgatgatgagaagaaaaCTGAAATTGAGTCGGATTTGAaagatgatgatggtgatggtggtgTTGTTGTAAATATGGatttaagttatgattatgcTAATCATGGGTCACCTGCTTGTTCCTGGACTGAAGAGGAATTAGAAGTTATCACGGAGGAGAATTCCGAGATGGAATTAACCAATTTGGAGTGTGATTCGAGGTTTTTCCCTAAATCTCAAAAATCTTGTGTTGAAGTTGAGAGACCTataatggaagaagaaattgatGAGGATGAACTTGTACATAACAATGTCTCAAACACAATAGACGTGGAGCCAACCGTCATGTTTAGCAAAGATGACTTCTCGAGGCTTGATGAAATTTGTAATTCTAATGATCAAATTGTGCTACAAGACATGGATTTCAGGTCTTGTGAAAACCTGAACGAAGATGTTAGTACGCGTCTAGAATACATGGAGCATTTTCTAATGGATGACAATTGTTCGATGGAAGCGGCAAATATATCAGACATCATTTGTTTGACAGAGAACCATGATGAAGCTTTCGATTTTCAGAGGTTTTTAGAAGAATCATTTGATTTCAAGCCAATGGCTGAGCTAAACTATGCGAAGAATGAGGAGCAATTTGATTGTACATATGCATACAACCAGCAAATTGACCTCCAGAATTCAGACACAAATTCCGAGATTCGATCAGATGGAATTCGGAAGGAGAAAAACTTGCATGGTTTCAGATTAGATGACTTTGGAGCAAGCAATAGTTGGCAACCAGAGGAAAATATCGAAGATTTGTCTATGTGCAgctttgattttgatatatcatcctatattaatgatattaattAG